The sequence agaaagagagaaagagagagagaaagagagagaaagagagaaagagagagataaagagagaaagagagagagaaagagagagagaaagagagagagaaagagagagagaaagagagagagaaagagagagagaaagagagagagagagagagagagagagagagagagagagagagagagagagagagagagagagagagagagagagagagagagagagagagagagagagagagagagtgagagagagagagagagacaagagacacagacacacagatagacagagacagagagacagagacataatATTGGACTATGTGAATCAACAAGAGCATCTCCCTCCACTCAAGGTACCTCGAACTATCGTATGGGATATGCTGAAATCCTGCACCACTGAAGCTCTTTTGCTGTGCCCAGAGTGTAAATTCTACTTGATGGGGGGTGGCAATGGGGTTCCCATTGGGAGTCTTGTTCGCCCAGGCATTCATGTTGAGTCGTCCATCTTGCAGAGGGAAGGGCTGAACCCCGAGTATCACCTGCAGATACGTCGACGACATATTCATGTGTGTTGACAATGATAACACATTGGAGAAGCTTCGTGGCAAGCTACACGAATTCTCAGGCTTGAAGTTCACTGTTGGGGAAAGTGAAGTAGGCAGGATTCTATTCCTCGATGTTCTTGTTGACGGTAATTCGAGTAGATTCATCACAGGTGTGTACCGTAAAACCAACCGATGCAGGACAATGTATGAACGGTAAGAGTGAATGCACTGACaggtgtagtagtagtaggcatccatcagtgtcaggagactatggagtcgcgctctggttgtcggtctggagtggcctctccagggcgcaaagtaaACACGCTTCTCTTATGGTTCAAGAGAAGCGTCATCAACGCATATGTAGGTCGTGCATTACGTACATGCTCTTCCTGGCAGCTCCAGCACCGCGAACTTGAACCAATCCGCCAAATTGTTGCAAACAACGATTACTGCAATACAGAATTCGATGAAATCGTAAGAAGCTAGGCCGCCATCTGACTGAGGATAATCAGGCACTATGGGTGGGAAATCGACTCCCAAGAGAAGACATTACAttgtattataaaaatacattcaCTCAAGCATACAAGGAGGATGAGAAGGTGATACGAGACATAACAGATATTGCAAACCTTGCAGTGAAAACGCAAGGATGCGTCCTGTCATTTATTGTAACAACCCTCATACATCTTCCCTCATTATGAGAGGTAACACCTCTGCCTCCACTGACAAACTGAGGTGTACCAATGTAATGAATCAATACAAATGTAACTTTGGAGACTGTGCACTCAGAAATAAATGCTACATTGAACACACGACGAATACATTGAGTAGACGTCTTAGACTTCATTTGCAAGACGGAGGTATTAAGCAACATCATTCTCAATGCCACAACACCATCCTTAATCGCCATGGCATAGTGAAGATACGACAATAATCACACACACCGACGACCGTAGGAGGCTTCGTATGCTTGAGGCTGTGTTCATAAGGGAGCTGACACTagtaatcaacatccagatgaacTCGGCTTCGTGCATACAACTGTTCGATGGTCCTCCATTGATccagagggaagatgtaagacctggcggacCGACAGAAGGCGGAGTCAAGCAACAATCACCTCCCTCTATCCTTCGCCGCTCCCTACGATGAAGGGGGGTTAGTGTTTCATCACCCTCTTCATGGTAGAAGATATTTGCCCTGAATGGAAAATATCCCACAGAAAATTAATAATAAGTCACAATGTTGTTGTGTTTAATGACATGGGTATTAGAGAAAACCTGCTCCCAAAATATACTATATTTCGTATTTTAAAATATACTTAGTTGGGACTAGCATCACGCAAactggcagagggaatggtctaggtttttattattattattattattattattattattattattttctaccacagacgtggccacatatttacaatgctaaacaGCAATAGATTACATTATCtattgctggttagcattgtatatGGGACATACATTATCTtctatcctccatggacagggttagatatttgttaaacatatagttcagcgatttattgaacaatcaaccacaggtaaTTGTAGTCCtaataaaatgctaatctaacctacatacataaatactcagatttacgtctgtccaacATAAACAGTGTACGATGCGTCTTTTTACataatgtcattaatgtgcgtttacaaaagtgaaatgcAAATCTGACCGGTttccccatatccacacaaacatATACATACAGGTCTAGGGTACGGGATGAACACAGGCTGGATGGGTGGATGGGGGGTCACCATAATTAAACAAAGAGCAGCGTGACAAgatcacattcagacccccacgacGAATTCTAGCAATGCCCGCCCGCAACACTACCATTTTTCAACAGcaaattttataataattatttttccCTCCACAGTAATATGCACCATTATTCGCTGCCCTCGGGTAAAATTAACAAGTTTCCCGCTAATTTGTCCGTACTCGCATAAAACAAAATATTCAGCTACGTGGTCTAAAGGTTTCTCAAGCCACGGACCTTGAGGATAAAGGGGTAACTAAACATTATGTCGTGTCTCACACCACCTCTTGCTGGCACCCACAACTTACACGACCATTATGTTTCTTATATGAGAGACaaacacagacaggatagacatagagaggtagagacagacagtagatagatggatgcaaGTTGAGGGAGAGGTGGACGGATAGACAAAAAAGTAGATGGATGAATGGATAGACAAAAAAGTAGATGGATGAATGAATAGATATATGTATAGAAAGATGTGCaagtggatggatagatggattggTTGCTAGATATATGATATGTGGATGGATGGATTGAGGAGTGGATGCATAGATGGATAAATAAGTGGAATGTTAGATGGATGGTGATAGATAGTTCGACAGATGGATTGATACCCTGATAGATGGACTGATAGATGGGAGACAATCCGGGCAAGGCCAggtacccccccaccccccagaatACAATAAAAGAGAAAGCGTTCGTCCAACGTTGAAAGCCAGACGTTGCGGGCTAGCAATACGCAAATATGCAGGAGAACTGGTCTAGGGtgcgggacggacataggctggtcggtgaAGACCAAAGTTAAATGACTCGATAAATATCGGTATTATGATCAAGTTAAATATTGGTTGGGATTTCCTAAGAGTTTTTAgtgagaaaaaatgatttccttaaaaaaTAACGCAGTTTCATTTCTCCCTATGATTATATTTTATGAAAAGTTAAAGGGGCTAAACACTGCATAAATGAATGTTGAATCATTGCACAGTTTCACATATCTGCAACACAGTTTCCAACCGATGTTTATCAATGTTTTCTAAATCTCGACATCTCTTATTTGAATCACTTGTCTTGTGTACTTActgggaattatatatatatttttagaatCCTATCAATATTTCTATTTTTTTAACTCGTTCATTCATTTGTAAACTTGTCATGATTTTACAGAACGTTAAAATTTAGAAATGAATCTTTGGGGTAAACAGCAGCTTGAATAGTATTGCCTCAGGACGGATCAGGTtctaataccatcatccctaataCTACCACCATCTCTAATGCCACCACCATCCCCAATACTACCACCATCTCTAATGCCACCACCATCTCCAATACTACCACCATCCCCAATACTACCACCATCCCCAATACTACCACCATCTCCAATGCCACCACCATCTCTAATGCCACCACCATCCCTAATACTACCACCATCTCTAATGCCACCACCATCCCCAATACTACCACCATCCCCAATACTACCACCATCCCCAATACTACCACCATCTCTAATGCCACCACCATCCCCAATACTACCACCATCCCCAATACTACCACCATCTCTAATGCCACCACCATCTCTAATGCCACCACCATCTCTAATGCCACCACCATCTCTAATGCCTACCACCATCCTCTAATGCCACCACCATCTCTAATGCCACCACCATCCCTAATACTACCACCATCTCCTAATGCCTACCACCATCTCTAATGCCACCACCATCCCTAATGCCACCACCATCCCTAATGCCACCACCATCCCCAATACTACCACCATCTCTAATGCCACCACCATCCCTAATGCCACCACCATCCCCAATACTACCACCATCTCtaatgccaccaccatcactaataccacaaccaccaccgctaATACCATCACCCCCTCTTATACCacaaccaccaataccaccaccactactaacaccttCAGGCATAACAAGAATAGTAGGCAGAGTCTTTTAGAGCTGGACTTCACTTTCACACAATGAGTGTTAGGTAAgcattgtcagacaggcaccacctcatccaccaccacctcatccacCACCCAAACCTTCCCTCCAACCACcacctcatccaccaccacctcatccaccaccacctcatccaccaccacctcatccaccaccacctcatccaccaccacctcatccacCACCCAAACCTTCCCTCCAACCACCACCCATCAATTACATGTTCCTCGTACAAGTGTTACAATGATACAAAAGGCAGCAACTCGCCCCTTCCTCCAAGGAAACATCCTTAAGAAGCCAGCGGTTGCAGGAACAAGAAGTGAGGAGCAAGATGTGCCAGAACAAACGTGATACAAAACAGAGTTACAAAACGCGAGTAAATACAGCCTTAGATTAAATAAATCTGTACAGAGCCTATGAGCCCTCAGGCAGAGCAATTATTCACATACAGCAACTTCTCTCATTTACTTATCTAACCTCTGTTTGAAACTATCTAAGGCTGCAAATATGTTTGTGCAAATCAGTTTTCTTTCAttctaaatctaaatttgtcacaaATGGGTCCATTGTTATGTGTTCTAACTGGGTGTGTGTCATGATCCTGACGTCTAAAATCTACATTTTTTCCTCTTGTCTAATAACAATTAACGATAAAAATATTGTGAGTTTGCATTAAAAGATGGCCATTACAATGTTTATTTTACAGTGTATCCAGACTCTGTAtgacttgttgaccagaccacacactagaaggtgaagggacgtcgacgtttcggtccgtcctggaccattctcaagtcgattgtgcttagATCGAATGAACTTTagtccattctcaagtcacaatcgacttgagaatgatccaggacggaccgaaacgtcgtcgtcccttcaccttctagtgtgtggtctagtcaacatacttcagtcacgttgtgactcatcgtctgcatctgTATGACTTGTTCGTAACCCATAACCCCGCTCCATAATCATGTACTGCTCTGTCTACAACAAAATATCTCAAGATACACACACAATCGATAAAATTACGAGCCATGTGATTCAAAATAACTATtgacatcacacacagagatcacactatcgtgatgcatcaaatgaacaaatccacaagggccgtgatgaggattcgaacctgcgtccgggaacatccaagacactgccttaatctaagagctacgacagggttaaaaagggttgaaaccgaagttataccctttttaaccctgtcgttgctcagtcgattaaggcagtgtctgggatgctcccggacgcaggttcgaatcctcgtcacggcccttgtggatttgttcatttaactatTGACATATTTATTCTGACTTTATATATGGagataaatatataatttgattatATATCTTCATTATCGAACTTTAATAAATTTGCTAACGTTACTGGATGAATGGCACTCTGGTGATCTAGCCTTCCGGGGCAAGATTGAATTGAACTTTAAAATGCCGTATTACAGTCGAATTGCTAACAAATAATTTTCCTCAATTATACCATGAATTTTAAGACAACGTAGGTGTAACTTGGATAATTTAGCAATATACTAGATGTTTATAATGTGTTGGATACCTTATTCATTTTCCCTATGTGTGCTCTCTAttgatttatatccattctatactaCGGTTCCCCTGACAGTTCCGTATAATCCAAGTTTGGTCTCGCTAAGACCAAGTGGGGAAATCACAAAGGATGAAAAATCCAAGTAAAAAAAAAGTTTACTTAAAGAAGTACTGTACATGAGTGAGTAGTAGGATAAAAATATTaagcattttaacatttttaacaCTGTTAAAATCTTTGCTAATCATATTTTCAAAGTCATGCAGGTGAAAAAGTAAACTTGGAAATTTGCATTTTAGTCTGTGTCCACCGTATATAGATACTGAATATACGAGCACTCTTATCTGTGTGGCGTCTATAAATGTATATACACTAAGGGTCCACAATGTCTTGATCCATGTGTCCACCCATGTGTTCTCCCATGTGTTCTCCCATGTGTTCTCCCATGTGTTCTCCCATATGTTCATATGTCCTGCACTTGTCTGCCCATACCATATCATCTCTGAAGAATATCAGTCTCTGCAACACACACTCCCACTGCATCGATAATCTGTCAACATTTGTACTCAATATTCGCACTCTCCACCTATACATTAGTTATTCACTTCGATAagtcctcgtcccatcccaaatccttatcctgaccccttccatgtgatatacttgtcgtaatggcttggcgctttcccctgataattccctaccCTTCGACAAGTCCTCGCTTAAACACCTCTCCATCTTCCTCCGTTCTTGCATTAACGCATGCAATAACTAGGTCACCACGACCCGCAACCTGTTACCTATTACGTCAGTTTGCAATTAAAAATCTCATTATCGAGCGTAACCACCTCATCTGTATCTGTGTATGTACACACTAATTAAACTCTTTCCTGTTGGCCATTACTCCATTGTGACGTGGGTAGTCTTCGTGGGAATTTTTTTCCTATCCAAGCTCTTTATGAATAGTACGTAATGGTTTCCTTGACCCATATGTGCGTCGTTAATTGGTTTGGAGGCATAATCTTGCTTTGAAGGCAtcgcgcctctctctctctctctctttcacctcacactcactctcactctcactccctccctgggGGACCACCAAGTGATATGTTGGTCGCCTCTTATCTGATGCTAAAGATTCCTCGCTTATTGCTCTCCATGTCTTGACAAATGTCCGAGCTCCTTCAGAGTGGCCTTTCACTGTTACAGTACTTGCCTAATTTTTCTGTCTAcaacctatctacctacctacctacatacctccctcccctcccctcccctccccctctctccctctccatcgtcCAACTCTTACGTCTCTTCTCCATTCTCCTCACTTTTCCACATCGTCCTCCTTCCCCCATCCTCCCTACATATACCTCCCTCCCCTTACGTAAGACACACACTTCCACTATCTTAGcaccgctctcctcctcctcctcgtgatcatctttcttcttctccttcctccgCTCTCCCTTTCTACTCTTTACTCTTCCTTCATACCAGTAATTACAGCTCTTTGGTAATTGGCTTCTTTCCCCAATCTGTCCTTAGGGAGGAGATGCCCCTGAAGGTAGTCACTTCGAAACCACTACGTAATTAGTACTATTAGGTtgatgaccagatcacacactagaaggtgaagggacgacgacgcttcggtccgtcctggaccattctcaagtcgattgtgtgaggtTCTCTATGTCCATGGTTAGGTTATGAGatggttacgttaggttaaggTTCGGTTTCGTTAGTGTGTTTACTAGCTTAGTTCATTTACATGTAGTATATATAAATGTACGACTAATACAAGTAATCGTCAgcataaacacctaacctaaccaatgactATGTATACATTAtgctataatattaatttatttttgagaaaattcctatttggaatgaacagcatgttgacATTTATCAATGCTTCTTTGGGGTCGATCGTTGGATGGAATGGACATAGACTGTGGACGAGAGGCATAGTTCTGGTGGATGTTTTCTATTTTGAGATCGCTCATGTCAAAAAAAAATGGATTTTTATTCATCCTTTGTATAGCTTTATGTTGCAATTTCACTTCCTCAAACTAGCTTAATCGCTACAGTAACTGCTAGTTGAAGTCACCCCATGACAATCATCTTTGCTCTCATTATCACGGTTACATTTATATCTATCCAttaaatatgatctttatattgtatattaattAATAAAGAAAATCAAAATTATGCTTAAGGCTGTGAAGTTGTTGTTTTCATAATCCAATCTTGGGCTAATGCCCAAGATTGGATTATGTTAGGATATATTAATGATATATTATGATAATAGGTTTatgatatattatgatatattaggTTTATACTGCATGGTTGTGCAGTATAAACCATGGATGTTTCAATCCATGTCATCATGGATGTTTCAATCCATGATGAcgtcagtaaccgtcagtaaTTATGTTTAATCCTCCAAATTTCTTAATAAGAAAAAATCCTTGTCTCTTTCCTTAAATGAGCAGCTTCAACCTGGCGTTCTCCTGCACCTTTCCACCCTTACAATTGGGTTGAGTTACGGGATCATCATTATATACATTAAATAAATTTTTCATCACATCACTTgtcatatatgtaaataaattttCCTGTTGTGTGTTTGAGAAACATATTTCTGCCCACATTCGTGTTTTGTAACTTAATTTAACGAAGATTAAGGACTCTTTCTctcgtgcagacgaggagtcaccaaTAATGTGATTGAaatgtgttgaccaaaccacacactagaaagtgaagggacgacgatgtttcggtcctttctggaccattctcaagtcgatttttcgAATCAACTTTTTCTCAAGTCGAAAAAatcgaattgagaatggtccaggacggaccgaaacgtcgtcgtcccttcactttctagtatgtggtttggtcaactctcTCTCATTGTATTCTATTCCTGTTCCTTCCATCCCGGCACCTCTCTATCTTCCCTTCCGTTCTCTATCCCAGCACCTCCCTCATATCGCTTATCCGTATACGGGGGTGATAACGGGACAGGGAGCCGGCGGCCACCAGATGAGCCTCACGCCCCGTCACACCAGTTTTTGTCCCCATGGGTCCCCGGGCAAGGCAGGACCCGGCCCCACCCATATGCCGTGTAGTGCTCGCTGCATGGCGGTGTGGGCTTCGTGGTCGCTGAACTTCTGtccggtcgtgtgtgtgtgtgtgtgtgtgtgtgtgtgtgtgtgtgtgtgtgtgtgtgtgtgtgtgtgtgtgtgtgtgtgtgtgtgtgtgtgtgtttgatctatgtgtattcacctagttgtgtttgcgggggttgagctctgctctttcggcccgcctctcagctgtcaatcaactgttaactAATtagttttcccacaccacacacacacaccccccaggaagcagcccgtaacagc is a genomic window of Procambarus clarkii isolate CNS0578487 chromosome 8, FALCON_Pclarkii_2.0, whole genome shotgun sequence containing:
- the LOC138359682 gene encoding hepatitis A virus cellular receptor 1-like, with amino-acid sequence MYSLPEPPSVTNGQGFFFHLAEQQQQQQQQQQQQQGADGSGSNTIIPNTTTISNATTIPNTTTISNATTISNTTTIPNTTTIPNTTTISNATTISNATTIPNTTTISNATTIPNTTTIPNTTTIPNTTTISNATTIPNTTTIPNTTTISNATTISNATTISNATTISNAYHHPLMPPPSLMPPPSLILPPSPNAYHHL